The genome window GCCCTTCACGCTCACGAAGCTCGGACAGAAGCCTTCCACGCAGGTGAAGTCCTGATTGCACGCCGACTGGTCGATGAGACGCTTGCGGCCGAATTCCGTCTCCAGCGGCAGGATGGCCGTGCAGTTGGATTTCACGCCGCAGTCGCCGCAGCCTTCGCACACGGCTTCGTTGATGAACATGCGCCGGTCGGGCGTGGGGAACTCGCCCTTCTTGCGGCGGCGGCGCTTCTCCGCAGCACATGTCTGGTCATAGATGATGACCGAGACGCCCTTCACTTCGCGCAACTCTCTTTGCACGTCGTCGAGACTGCCCCGTTCGTGCAGTGTGACCTGTGCAGGCAGGGCCGAGCGGTCGGCGTAACGGGAGAGATCCTCGGTCACCAGCGCGATCCGCTTCACCCCTTCGGCCGCCATCTGGTTGGCGATCATCGGCACGGTGATCGTGCCGTCGACCGGCTGGCCGCCCGTCATCGCGACGGCGTCGTTGTAGAGGATCTTGTACGTCATGTCGACGTTCGCAGCCACGGCGGCGCGGATGGCCATGTGCCCCGAGTGGAAGTACGTGCCATCGCCCAGATTCGCGAACACGTGCTTGCGCTTGGAAAACGGCGCCTGGCCGATCCACGGCGCGCCCTCGCCGCCCATCTGCGTGGTCGTCTTGTTGTGCTCGGGATAGATGGCCGTGGCCATCACGTGACAGCCGATGCCGGCCAGTGCGAGGCTGCCCTCGGGTACCTTCGTCGAGCGATTGTGCGGACAGCCCGAGCAGTACCACGCCGGACGGGTGGGCGTCTGCACGGCCTTCTTGAGCACCGCCTCCTTCGCCTCGAGAAACGCCAGCCGCGCGCGGATGCGGTCGCTGGGATAGAACCGCGCGACGCGGCCCGCGATGACGCGCGCGATCTGCGCGATGGAGAAGTCGCCCTTGGCCGGCAGCAGCCAGTTGCCGCGCGGCGCGACCCACTCACCCTGCTCGTCGAACTTGCCGATCACGCGCGGACGCACGTCCGTGTGCCAGTTGTACAGGTGCTCCTTCAACTGGTACTCCACCATCTGGCGCTTCTCCTCGACCACGAGGATTTCCTCCAGGCCGCGCGCGAATTCCCGCACGCCGTCCGGTTCGAGAGGCCAGGGCATGCCGACCTTGAACAGGCGGATACCGATCTCGGCAGCGTCCCGCTCGGTAATGCCCAGTTCCTCGAGCGCCTCCAGAACGTCCAGGTAGGACTTGCCGGACGCGATGATTCCAAGATGCGCGTGCGGCGAATCGATGGTGATGCGGTTCAGGCGGTTGGCACGGGCGTACGCGATGGCGGCGTAGATCTTGTAGTCCTGCATCAGCGCTTCCTGCTTGCGCGCCTGCACGCCCAGCGTGTCGGTGGAGAGCCTGCCGTTCAGTCCGCCTTCGGGCATCGTGAAGTTCTCGGGCAGGACGATCTTCGGTTGGGTGAGATCCGCGACGATCGACGCAGAGGACTCCACCGTGTCGGCCAGCGCCTTGAAGCCCACGGCACACCCGGAGAAGCGCGACATGGCGATGCCGTGCAGACCCAGCTCGATGTATTCCTCCACGTTGCAGGGATACAGCACCGGGATCATGGAAGCTGCGAACAGGTGGTCGCTCTGGTGCGGCAGCGTCGAGGAATATGCGCCGTGATCGTCCCCCGCGACGAGCAGCACGCCGCCATGCTTCGCGGTGCCGGCGAAGTTCATGTGCTTGAACACATCGCCGCAGCGGTCGACGCCGGGACCCTTGCCGTACCACATGGAGAAGACGCCGTCGTACGGCGAACCGCCGGTGAGGTGCACCTGCTGCGTGCCCCACACGGCCGTGGCCGCGAGTTCCTCGTTCACGCCCGGCTGGAACTTCACATGGTGGGCTTCGAGATGCTTGCCCGCCTTCCACAGCGCCTCGTCGAGCCCGCCGAGCGGCGAGCCCCGATAGCCGGAGACGAATCCCGCGGTGTTGAGGCCGGCGGCGAGATCGCGCCGGCGCTGGACCAGCATCAGGCGGACCAGCGCCTGGATGCCGGTCAGATAGATTCTTCCGTTATCGGCGACGTACTTGTCGTCCAGGGTTACGGCGTGCATGGTGTTCTCCTGTTGGAAAAGCCTCGGTGCCGGTTGCCTTGTGTTCGGCAGCGGCCCTGCAACCCTCGCGGACGGGTAATTCCACGAGGGTGGATTGGCGGTCGTCGGTGACGCGCGAGCCGTTCCAGCGGCGCGTCGCGTCGAGCATCACTTCATGGTGGCCGGAACCGGCCGGGATCATCGGAAAGCAGTTCTCGAGCTGCGCTACGGCCACGTCGAGAAAGAACGGGCCGGGATGCGCCAGGCAGCGCGCGATGGCGGCATCGAGGTCGGCCGGGTCTTCCACCCGTTCCGCACCCCAGCCGAAGCCTCGCGCCACGGCCACGAAATCGGGCAAGGCCGCCGTCCAGCTGTGACTCAGGCGGCCGCCATGCACCAGTTCCTGCCATTGGCGGACCATGCCCATGTGCGAGTTGTTCGTCACGACGAGCTTTACCGGCACCGAGTGCTGGGCCGCCGTGGACAGCTCCTGCAGGTTCATCAGGACCGAGGCATCGCCGCTCACGCACACCACCGTGGAACCGGGGTGGGCGATCTGCGCGCCGATCGCGGCAGGCAGTCCGTACCCCATCGTTCCGGCGCCGCCGGAGGTGAGCCAGCGGCCGGGACGGTCGAACCCGATGTACTGGGCGGCCCACATCTGGTGCTGCCCCACGTCGGTGGACACGACGGCATCCCGCCCCTCGAGGGCGCCCGCCAGCGAACGCATGAGCTGCTGCGGCAGGATGTGCTCCGTGCTCGGCTCGAAACCGAGACTGTCTTCCGCACGCCACTGTTCGATCTGCTCCCACCAGGGCTCCAGCGACGGGGCGGGCGTCCTGATCTCGTCCATGGCTTCGAGCAGCCCGGTCAGCGCTTCGCGGCAGTCCCCCACGATGGGCACGTCCGCCTTCACGCGCTTGTTGATGGACGACGGGTCGATGTCGATGTGCACGGTGCGAGCGTAGGGGCAGAAGTCCTCGAGCCTGCCGGTGACGCGATCGTCGAACCGCGCGCCGACGCAGACGATGAGGTCGGCGTGATGCATCGCGAGATTCGCTTCGAGCGTGCCGTGCATACCCAGCATGCCGAGAAATTGCGGGCTGGAGGCCGGGAAGGCCCCGAGTCCCATCAGCGTCAGAGTGCAGGGTGCGCCCGTGCGTTCCACGAGCTGCGCGAATGCCGTGCAGGCAGCCTCGCCGGAATTCACCAGCCCCCCCCCCCTAGAAGACCGGGCGGCGCGCGCAGGCCAGCAGTTCCGCGGCCTCGCCCAGACGTGCACGCGACACCTGCCGCCTGGGCTCGGGCGGGACCTTCGCGCGACTCACGGGCTGGGACGACCCCACGGTCGCAAGCTGGAGGTCCTTCGGGAAATCGAGAAGCACGGGGCCGGGACGGCCGGTGGTCGCGACCCGGAAGGCCTTGCCCACCAGTTCGGTGACTTCGGCCGCGCTGCGCACCTGGGCGTTCCACTTGGTCACGGGCCGGGAAAGTCCCAGCGCATCGCACTCCTGGAAGGCATCGGTGCCGATGAGCGACGTCGCCACCTGACCGCTGATGCACACGATGGGCACCGAATCGCTCATCGCATCGAGCAGGCCCGTGATCGTGTTGCTCACGCCGGGACCGGAGGTCACCAGCACGACACCCGGCCGGCCGGTGGAACGGGCGTAGCCCTCGGCCGCGTGAACGGCCGCCTGCTCGTGCCGCACGAGCACGTGGCGCAGGCGCGGCTCGTCGTAGAGCGCGTCGTACACCGGAAGAATCGCGCCGCCCGGATAGCCGAAAATCACCTCGACGCCGTGCTCCAGGAGGGCATCCAGAAGCGCGCGTGCTCCCGTGACGGAAGCACCCGTCTCGAGCAGCTCGGGCGGCTCGAGGAACGCGGTGGCGGTCGAAGCATTCATGGTGTTTCCTTTTCGGATCTCGCCCCCGCAGGCGCGGTGTCGAGGTGGGTCAGCGGATGAAACGATACCTGCCGCCCTCAAGAAAAGGCGTCTCATTTTCCTCGCGTCACGGGACATTTTCGGAACTATTTTTCTGAGATACGATGTCCTGCAGATATTCCTTCCGACCGCACCTCGACCCGCCGGCAACGGCCCTCCCGGCGCCGGAGCAACGGGCGCCGCGACCGGCCCCGTGGGATGAGGAACACGGGGCAGACCGAGCCCGCACGCCGGAAGGCAGAAAGATCTTCTCTCCCAGGGAGCCTCGCCCATGGATCTGGACAAGTTCGACCTCGCCATACTGGCCGTGCTGCAGCAGGACAGCCGCACCAGCCTGCAGGAGATCAGCGCCCGCGTGGGGCTGTCGTCGACGCCGTGCTGGAACCGCATCAAGCGCATGGAAGCGCAGGGCGTGATCCGCGGCTACACGGTGCGCATCGATCCCACCGCCGTGGGGTTCGCCGAAACGGTCATCGTCCAGGTGACCCTGGAAAGCCACAGCGACGAGACGCTCTACGAGTTCGGCCGCATCCTGGGCGAGATTCCGGAAGTACTGGAGGCCTTCCTGGTCTCCGGCGACTACGATTACTTCATCCGGATCGCCGTCCGGGACACGCGCGACTACGAGCGGCTGCTGCGCGAGAAGCTCTACCGCATCCCCGGCATCCGGCACAGCAAGTCGAGCTTCGTGCTGCGCAAGCTGAAGGAATCGGACATTCCCCTGACCGGCGGCACCCTGCCGGCTCCCGTGACGGGAGCCGGAACGCCGCCCGAGCCCGCGACGGCCGGTGCGGGAAAACCGGCGGGGGCCAGGAAGAGCAATCGGCCCTAGCGAAACACCTGGGGCAGCCCCTCGCGGTCCGCTGCACTGCGTGCGGCCGCGATCACCCCCCGCGGCACCGCCTCAAGTACGCCAGATCGGCCGCCAGCCGCTCGTCGATGTCGCGGGCGCGGTCGAACGACTGGGTGAGGTCCTCCCCCGCGAAGCCACGGGTGCGCAGGGGCACCTCGAAGAAGTTCTCGTTCGATACCCAGCCGTCGTATCCCACGCTCGAGAGCCCGCTCATCATCTCGGTCCAGTCGACCATACCGCCGTTCAGCGGTGCCCAGGTCCACCGCCAGCCGCCCTCGTGGCGCTCCCACGCCACGTTCTTGGCGTGCACGTAGTCGAGGTATGGCCCAAGGAGCTCCAGCCCCATCTTCCACGCCTCCCGGCCTTCGATCGCCTGATTGGCCGGGTCGAAATTGACGCCGATCCGCTCGGAGTCGAAGTGCCGCACCAGCGCGTACGCCGCCGACGGACTCGGTGCGAGGGTGCCGAAATGGGTTTCGATCAGCGGCTTCACGCCGAAGGGCGACACGGCGTCGATGACGGCGCCGATGCGGTCCACGGTCTGCGTGTACAACTGGCGATACGGGCGCGAGCCGTCGTAGATCACGGCGCCCGGACGATAGCGGCGGCAGCCCGCGATCGCGCAGGCTTCCGCCGTGCGCTTCTGCAGATCGAGATCATCCAGTGCCGCGTAGCCCATGAGACACGCGATCTCCAGCCCGTGCGCCGCGGCGGCCCTGGCCATCGCCTTGGCGCCGTCCGGAAGGGCGCGCGGATCGACGTGATACTCCTCGTGCACGCGCCATTCCACGCCGTCGTAGCCATGACGCCGCAGCGTCTCCAGCACCTCGGAGGCGGACAGTTCGGGGAGCACGGCTGTCTGCAGGGCGTACTTCATGCATTCTCCTTCCCGGCAGGGGTCCGGGCGGTTCCCGCCGCGACGAGTTGTCCCGGACCCGCCGGCGGCTCAGTTCTGCTCGAGATCGAGCGTGCGCTCCTCGTAGACGCGCAGCAGGCACGGCACGTCCGGGCAGGGATCGCGGACCTCCTTCTCCCAGGTCCGCTGTGCGCGCCGGACGGCGTCCTTCCTCGCGTCGTCCGGTGCCCGGCGGTAAGCCAGGAAGAACGCGAAGGCCATCCGCTGGTCGGCCTCGCTCACACGGTCGTTGGAACAGATCAGACGTTCCGTCCCCGTGGCGGGCCGGCTGCAATCGGCGGCCTGGGTACCCTGCCAGCACAGCGCCAGGACGGCGGCCGCAACTCCTGCTTTCCACTTCATCGTCTAATCCGTCTTTCCGAGAAATCCGTCGATGGCCGCGAACACCGCAGCGGGCCGCTCATGCACGATCCAGTGCGAGGCGTCCGCAATCCGCTGGATCCGCAGATCGTCCACATGCGACTCCAGCCCCAGCAGGATGCCCGGGAGCAGGGCGACGTCCCGTTCGCCCCACACGACCAGCGTCGGCACGCGCACATGGAACTTGGCCGGGTCCAGATCGGGCAACGGTGCATCGGCCTCGGGCGGGTGCAGCGGCGATGCGCGATACCAGTTCAACATGCCCGTCAGGGCGCCCGGCTGGGACCATGCGGTCCGGTAGGCGAGCCGATGCGCGTCGTCGCCGGGCCCGCCGTTGGCCGTCCACTGATCGAACGTCATGCGCTCCAGACGCCGCCAGTCCTCGGAGGCCAGCACCCGCTCGGCCTTGTCCTGCCGGAAGAGGGTCATGTAGGCGCTCGCAGCCACCTGCTCCGGATCGAAGCGAAGCTCCCGCAGAAAGGTGATCGGGTGCGGCGCATTGAGGATCACCAGCTTCTCGACACGCTCCGGATGCCACGCGGCGAGATTCCAGGCTATCGCACCGCCCCAGTCGTGCGCCACTACGACAAAGCGTTCGTGTCCAAGAACGTCCATGAGCTGCAGCAGATCCTCGACCAGCGGCTTTGCGCGATAGTCCCGCACCGCCGACGGCTTGGACGAGAGGTTGTAGCCGCGCTGATCCGGCGCGATGGCGCAATGCGTGCCGCCGAAGTGCCGCAGGGCGGACTCCCACATGAACCAGAACTCGGGAAAACCATGCAGAAACAGGATGGGGCGGCCGCTGCCGGCCATGGCGACGTGCAGGCGCTGGCCGTTGGGCAGATCCACGAATCGCGTTCCGATCGATGCCACGTTCGTTCTCCTTGGATGCCCTCGCCGCCTGGCGCGGGTCGTGCGTGACGACGGGACCGCACTTTTCTCGCGAGACCCCCGGATGCCCCGCTTGCGCTGGCTGACCCTGATCGTCGTGGCGTTCGCCGCGCACGCTGCAGCCGAAATCTATCGCTGGACGGACGCCGAAGGAAAGGTCCATTACTCCGACGCCCCGCCGGCCTCCGGCAAGGGGAAGGCCGAACAGGTGAAGCTGCCTCCGGTGAGTTCCATCCGCGGCCCGGCCACCGTATCCAATGCCGCTCCCGGCGTCCAGTCACCGCGCAGGCAGCCGGTCATTCTCTACACGGCCGCGTGGTGCGGCTATTGCCAGAGGGCCAAGGCGCATCTGCGGCAGCGCGGCATCGGCTTCGACGAACGGGACGTGGAAACGTCGGAGTCAGGCAGACGCAAGTACCAGCAGCTGGGGGGCCGCGGAGTACCGATCATCCTGGTGGGCACCCAGCGCATGGACGGCTTCGACGCTGGCGGCCTGGACGCCATGCTGAAAAGCGGCGGCTATCCCTGACCGCTCCCTGGCCGCAGTCGCCCGCCCGCGCAAGCTCCGATCGATCTGCCCATTGCGATCGCGCTGCAGCCTGCAACAGCAGACAGCGACGCGGGCGACGACAGCCTACCGGCCCTGGCCCGCGAACATCTTCTCGATGGCGGACTGGAACGGTACGGCCCCGAGCAGATTCGAACCGCCATCCACGGTGAGCACCGCGCCGGTCACATAGGCCGCCAACGGCGACGCGAGGAACACGGCTGCCTGGCCGATCTCCTCCACCGTGCCGTACCGGCCCAGCGGCACGGCGAGCGATTGATCCTCCGCGCTGTCCGTGCCGCCGAGGCGCCGCATGCCTTCCGTGCCGCCGATGGGTCCGGGAATGATGCTGTTGCAGCGGATTCCGTAGCGGCCCCACTCGTAAGCCAGGTTGCGCATCATCATGTCGATCCCTGCCTTGGCGGCGCCCACGTGGACCTGATAGGGATGCGGAACGAAGGCCATGCCCGCGGACACGAACAGGACACACCCGCGGGTCGTCTTGAGCTGCTCGAAGGACGCGCGCGTGGCATTGAAGGAACCGAGCAGATCGATGTCGACGACGGTCTTGAATCCGTTCGGCGACAGCTTCTCGGCGGGAATGGGGAAATTGCCGGCGGCACCGCACACGAGGACATCGATGGGGCCCAGCGTGTCCCGGGCCGCGCGCAGACTCGCTTCGAGGGCCGCGTAGTCGCGGACGTCCGCGGCCTGCGCGCACACTGCGACTCCGAGGGACCGCAGTTCCTCGGCGGCACGGTCGAGCTTGTCCTGGGTCCGGCCGCAGATGCCCACATTGGCGCCCAGCGCCGCAAAGCTGCGGGCAATGCCCAGATTGATGCCCGATCCGCCACCGGTCACGAACACCGTCTTGCCGCGGAAGAGATCTCGGGGAAGCAGTTGCGAAACGAGCATGGCAGTCTCCAGGAATTCCGGCCGTTCAGTTCATGAGATCCACGGCCACCTCGCAGTCCGCCATGCAGCCCGCGCTCAGCACCGGATAGGTCCTGGCGTTCAGAAAGCGCACGCGGTCCCCTTCGTAGATCTTCACGAGCAGCGTATAGCGGCGCTCGGGC of Betaproteobacteria bacterium contains these proteins:
- a CDS encoding alpha/beta hydrolase, producing MAGSGRPILFLHGFPEFWFMWESALRHFGGTHCAIAPDQRGYNLSSKPSAVRDYRAKPLVEDLLQLMDVLGHERFVVVAHDWGGAIAWNLAAWHPERVEKLVILNAPHPITFLRELRFDPEQVAASAYMTLFRQDKAERVLASEDWRRLERMTFDQWTANGGPGDDAHRLAYRTAWSQPGALTGMLNWYRASPLHPPEADAPLPDLDPAKFHVRVPTLVVWGERDVALLPGILLGLESHVDDLRIQRIADASHWIVHERPAAVFAAIDGFLGKTD
- a CDS encoding Lrp/AsnC family transcriptional regulator translates to MDLDKFDLAILAVLQQDSRTSLQEISARVGLSSTPCWNRIKRMEAQGVIRGYTVRIDPTAVGFAETVIVQVTLESHSDETLYEFGRILGEIPEVLEAFLVSGDYDYFIRIAVRDTRDYERLLREKLYRIPGIRHSKSSFVLRKLKESDIPLTGGTLPAPVTGAGTPPEPATAGAGKPAGARKSNRP
- a CDS encoding SDR family oxidoreductase; this translates as MLVSQLLPRDLFRGKTVFVTGGGSGINLGIARSFAALGANVGICGRTQDKLDRAAEELRSLGVAVCAQAADVRDYAALEASLRAARDTLGPIDVLVCGAAGNFPIPAEKLSPNGFKTVVDIDLLGSFNATRASFEQLKTTRGCVLFVSAGMAFVPHPYQVHVGAAKAGIDMMMRNLAYEWGRYGIRCNSIIPGPIGGTEGMRRLGGTDSAEDQSLAVPLGRYGTVEEIGQAAVFLASPLAAYVTGAVLTVDGGSNLLGAVPFQSAIEKMFAGQGR
- a CDS encoding sugar phosphate isomerase/epimerase translates to MKYALQTAVLPELSASEVLETLRRHGYDGVEWRVHEEYHVDPRALPDGAKAMARAAAAHGLEIACLMGYAALDDLDLQKRTAEACAIAGCRRYRPGAVIYDGSRPYRQLYTQTVDRIGAVIDAVSPFGVKPLIETHFGTLAPSPSAAYALVRHFDSERIGVNFDPANQAIEGREAWKMGLELLGPYLDYVHAKNVAWERHEGGWRWTWAPLNGGMVDWTEMMSGLSSVGYDGWVSNENFFEVPLRTRGFAGEDLTQSFDRARDIDERLAADLAYLRRCRGG
- a CDS encoding DUF1311 domain-containing protein, encoding MKWKAGVAAAVLALCWQGTQAADCSRPATGTERLICSNDRVSEADQRMAFAFFLAYRRAPDDARKDAVRRAQRTWEKEVRDPCPDVPCLLRVYEERTLDLEQN
- a CDS encoding indolepyruvate ferredoxin oxidoreductase family protein — its product is MHAVTLDDKYVADNGRIYLTGIQALVRLMLVQRRRDLAAGLNTAGFVSGYRGSPLGGLDEALWKAGKHLEAHHVKFQPGVNEELAATAVWGTQQVHLTGGSPYDGVFSMWYGKGPGVDRCGDVFKHMNFAGTAKHGGVLLVAGDDHGAYSSTLPHQSDHLFAASMIPVLYPCNVEEYIELGLHGIAMSRFSGCAVGFKALADTVESSASIVADLTQPKIVLPENFTMPEGGLNGRLSTDTLGVQARKQEALMQDYKIYAAIAYARANRLNRITIDSPHAHLGIIASGKSYLDVLEALEELGITERDAAEIGIRLFKVGMPWPLEPDGVREFARGLEEILVVEEKRQMVEYQLKEHLYNWHTDVRPRVIGKFDEQGEWVAPRGNWLLPAKGDFSIAQIARVIAGRVARFYPSDRIRARLAFLEAKEAVLKKAVQTPTRPAWYCSGCPHNRSTKVPEGSLALAGIGCHVMATAIYPEHNKTTTQMGGEGAPWIGQAPFSKRKHVFANLGDGTYFHSGHMAIRAAVAANVDMTYKILYNDAVAMTGGQPVDGTITVPMIANQMAAEGVKRIALVTEDLSRYADRSALPAQVTLHERGSLDDVQRELREVKGVSVIIYDQTCAAEKRRRRKKGEFPTPDRRMFINEAVCEGCGDCGVKSNCTAILPLETEFGRKRLIDQSACNQDFTCVEGFCPSFVSVKGGTPKKSRAARTADTSAFGELPAPESANLDRPFNLLITGVGGTGVITIGALLGMAGHLEGKGVSVLDMTGMSQKNGSVTSHVRIAAQQADLRAQRIATGEADVILGCDMLTAGAADAIAKAAPGRTTAIINGHEQPTGKFAQERDWAFPDAQVRALIDESVEGKAHYFDATRIATALLGDSIATNLFMLGYAFQKGLVPVGAQALDRAIELNGVAVEANRQAFLWGRRMAIWPELVEKAATPAKPVTVNLPQSLDTLVKRRVEFLTAYQNAAYARQFESFVQGVREAEAKFNGGDRIAKAVAGSLFKLMAYKDEYEVARLYSNGDFEARVRGAFDGDYKITYHLAPPLFAKRDSQGHLVKREYGAWMKPAFGLLAKFRFLRGSPLDPFGKTDERRTERALVERYRSSVSAALQKLHAGNHASVLELAQLPDQIRGFGHVKEQALKAVQDRWTELESVIGSPGAAAPSSQSPASGKIAA
- a CDS encoding glutaredoxin family protein encodes the protein MPRLRWLTLIVVAFAAHAAAEIYRWTDAEGKVHYSDAPPASGKGKAEQVKLPPVSSIRGPATVSNAAPGVQSPRRQPVILYTAAWCGYCQRAKAHLRQRGIGFDERDVETSESGRRKYQQLGGRGVPIILVGTQRMDGFDAGGLDAMLKSGGYP